One genomic segment of Cottoperca gobio chromosome 21, fCotGob3.1, whole genome shotgun sequence includes these proteins:
- the ptprna gene encoding protein tyrosine phosphatase receptor type Na isoform X1: MQHLKPWQALLLLSVLCRPAISDKYGCLFERKLCSRDQFCSDDGLFGQCHSTKQDMVQYQVSVPVLKRMQEVLKQLMLQGLSWQDDITQYILSKELKRVPHTTHPSKPSSSSHPSQSKQNTPHHHSAKSGSAPSGGNYVDYMIVEPPQTPLRMQTASMDPYTYQQHRYQDDVERSLIGAGAGYARPSSRSQPNHRERERDRQLLQEALSLYLASAQPSYRHRGAAAMAPAAGLPYYEDLEMEMPVEYMEDYTLEERLGPAGRQQALQNKKVPQDISTLSGNNDGLLQRMSGVLQRYGVDPRELSQEQLYKLALILQLMQNEKDKDKTDPIEKNLITLKEMQLVKTDGVSHKPEKPAPVPGPPNAPPAPSSASTPVTTPVKSVSLPPAASQPPQAAPAEAGKGLKEQGVPLVEGTGAKEQYGYIVTNQSPLSLYDGVKLLELLADKIHLTTSSFINISVVGPALTFRIWQNDHNMTAAEVAAKAVSEKNFLESETGLKIVQAGVGERTNARGLPQVTKVSQGSSGTVITLVSMAVVGGVLVLAMAVACLRHYAQQVANGKLGLGPEGGAETHFDYQELCRQHMASKSSLSRQECMAGVSSSMAGSAIGTGAGGRRGTDTSRVSSVSSQFSDGPQHSPSSTHSSTPSWSEEPAQTNMDISTGHMILAYMEDHLRNKDRLQREWEALCSYQAEPSSVAVAQAPSNMDKSRHPESIPYDHSRVKLKTEVNSNKQDYINASLICDHDPRQPSYIATQGPMAHTVADFWQMVWENGCTVIVMMTALVEDGEKQCERYWPDEGSSLYHIYEVNLVSEHIWCKDFLVRSFYLKNVQTQETRTLTQFHLLSWPADGIPTSTRPLLDFRRKVNKCYRGRSCPIIVHCGDGTSRTGAYILIDMVLNRMAKGVKEIDIAAALEHIRDQRPGLVRTKDQFEFALTAVAEEVNAILKALPQ, encoded by the exons ACGGGCTGTTTGGTCAGTGTCACAGCACTAAGCAGGACATGGTCCAGTACCAGGTGTCAGTTCCTGTTCTGAAGAGGATGCAGGAAGTCCTCAAACAACTCATGCTACAAG gtctcTCCTGGCAAGACGACATCACACAGTATATCTTATCAAAGGAGCTGAAGAGAGTTCCCCATACCACCCACCCCTCTAAGCCAAGCTCCTCTTCTCATCCGTCTCA GTCCAAACAGAACACCCCCCACCACCACAGTGCTAAGTCAGGGTCCGCACCTTCTGGTGGAAACTATGTGGACTACATGATTGTCGAGCCTCCTCAAACCCCGCTACGCATGCAGACGGCCTCCATGGACCCATACACATACCAGCAG CATAGATATCAAGATGATGTAGAGAGATCACTCATCGGAGCGGGAGCCGGTTATGCCCGCCCCTCTTCAAGGTCCCAGCCCAATCATAGAGAGCGAGAGCGTGACAGGCAGCTGCTACAGGAAGCCTTGTCTCTCTACCTGGCGTCTGCACAGCCCTCTTATCGCCACCGAGGGGCTGCTGCCATGGCTCCTGCAG CAGGTCTGCCCTATTATGAGGACTTGGAAATGGAGATGCCAGTGGAATATATGGAAGACTACACCCTAGAGGAGAGACTTGGTCCTGCTGGCAGACAACAAGCGCTGCAGAATAAAAAAGTTCCCCAGGACATCAGCACTCTCTCTGGAAACAATG ATGGCCTTCTGCAGAGGATGTCAGGAGTGTTGCAGAGGTACGGAGTTGACCCAAGAGAGCTCAGTCAAGAGCAGCTATACAAGCTAGCCCTCATTCTGCAGCTGATGCAGaatgagaaagacaaagacaaaacag ATCCAATTGAGAAAAACCTCATAACCCTCAAGGAG ATGCAGCTTGTAAAAACCGACGGTGTGTCCCATAAGCCGGAGAAGCCTGCCCCTGTTCCCGGTCCCCCTAATGCCCCTCCTGCCCCCTCCTCTGCCTCAACCCCAGTAACTACTCCAGTCAAAAGCGTCAGTCTGCCCCCTGCTGCTTCCCAGCCGCCGCAGGCCGCTCCTGCTGAAGCTGGTAAAGGCTTGAAAGAGCAGGGGGTGCCACTGGTTGAGGGTACAGGAGCCAAGGAGCAGTATGGGTACATTGTCACCAACCAGAG TCCTCTGAGTTTATATGATGGAGTGAAGTTGTTGGAGCTACTGGCTGATAAGATCCACCTGACAACCAGCAGCTTCATCAACATCAG TGTGGTGGGCCCTGCGCTGACGTTCCGTATCTGGCAGAATGATCACAACATGACGGCTGCGGAGGTGGCTGCTAAAGCCG TATCTGAAAAGAACTTCCTGGAGTCTGAGACGGGCCTGAAGATTGTGCAGGCTGGTGTGGGAGAG AGGACAAATGCACGGGGTCTCCCTCAGGTAACCAAGGTTTCCCAGGGCTCCAGTGGTACAGTCATCACCCTTGTTTCCATGGCAGTCGTAGGAGGCGTGCTGGTATTGGCCATGGCCGTAGCTTGTCTCCGCCACTATGCTCAGCAAGTGGCCAATGGCAAGCTTGGACTGGGGCCAGAGGGAGGAGCAGAAACACACTTTGACTACCAG GAGCTATGTCGGCAGCACATGGCGTCCAAATCCTCCCTGTCCCGCCAGGAATGTATGGCCGGGGTTAGCAGCAGCATGGCGGGGTCTGCCATAGGCACGGGTGCTGGCGGCCGTAGGGGTACGGACACTTCCCGCGTCAGCAGCGTTTCCTCCCAGTTCAGTGACGGCCCTCAGCACAGCCCGTCctccacccacagctccacCCCGTCCTGGAGCGAAGAGCCAGCCCAGACTAACATGGACATCTCCACTGGTCACATGATACTG GCTTATATGGAGGATCACCTGCGTAATAAGGACCGCCTTCAGAGGGAGTGGGAGGCTTTGTGCTCGTACCAGGCTGAACCCAGTTCAGTAGCTGTGGCTCAAGCACCGAGCAACATGGACAAAAGCAGACATCCTGAATCAATCCCCT atGATCACTCTCGggtgaagctgaagactgaagtaAACTCCAATAAACAAGACTACATCAACGCCAGCCTCATT TGTGATCATGACCCTCGCCAGCCATCTTATATCGCCACACAGGGACCAATGGCTCACACTGTCGCTGATTTCTGGCAG ATGGTGTGGGAGAACGGCTGCACAGTGATAGTGATGATGACAGCGCTGGTGGAAGATGGAGAGAAGCAGTGCGAGCGATACTGGCCAGACGAGGGCTCATCACTCTACCACATCTATGAG GTGAATCTGGTGTCAGAGCACATCTGGTGTAAGGACTTCCTGGTGCGAAGCTTCTACCTGAAGAACGTCCAGACGCAGGAGACCAGAACCTTGACGCAGTTTCACCTGCTGAGCTGGCCGGCTGACGGCATCCCCACCTCCACGCGGCCGCTGCTCGACTTCCGCAG GAaggtgaataaatgctacagaGGTCGCTCCTGCCCTATCATCGTTCACTGCGg TGATGGCACGAGCCGGACTGGCGCATACATCCTCATTGACATGGTGCTGAACCGCATGGCTAAGG GAGTGAAGGAGATCGACATTGCAGCCGCACTGGAGCACATCAGAGACCAGCGACCTGGCTTGGTCCGCACCAAG GACCAGTTTGAGTTTGCGCTGACAGCAGTAGCCGAGGAGGTGAATGCAATCTTGAAAGCCCTGCCACAGTGA
- the ptprna gene encoding protein tyrosine phosphatase receptor type Na isoform X2 has product MQHLKPWQALLLLSVLCRPAISDKYGCLFERKLCSRDQFCSDDGLFGQCHSTKQDMVQYQVSVPVLKRMQEVLKQLMLQGLSWQDDITQYILSKELKRVPHTTHPSKPSSSSHPSQSKQNTPHHHSAKSGSAPSGGNYVDYMIVEPPQTPLRMQTASMDPYTYQQHRYQDDVERSLIGAGAGYARPSSRSQPNHRERERDRQLLQEALSLYLASAQPSYRHRGAAAMAPAGLPYYEDLEMEMPVEYMEDYTLEERLGPAGRQQALQNKKVPQDISTLSGNNDGLLQRMSGVLQRYGVDPRELSQEQLYKLALILQLMQNEKDKDKTDPIEKNLITLKEMQLVKTDGVSHKPEKPAPVPGPPNAPPAPSSASTPVTTPVKSVSLPPAASQPPQAAPAEAGKGLKEQGVPLVEGTGAKEQYGYIVTNQSPLSLYDGVKLLELLADKIHLTTSSFINISVVGPALTFRIWQNDHNMTAAEVAAKAVSEKNFLESETGLKIVQAGVGERTNARGLPQVTKVSQGSSGTVITLVSMAVVGGVLVLAMAVACLRHYAQQVANGKLGLGPEGGAETHFDYQELCRQHMASKSSLSRQECMAGVSSSMAGSAIGTGAGGRRGTDTSRVSSVSSQFSDGPQHSPSSTHSSTPSWSEEPAQTNMDISTGHMILAYMEDHLRNKDRLQREWEALCSYQAEPSSVAVAQAPSNMDKSRHPESIPYDHSRVKLKTEVNSNKQDYINASLICDHDPRQPSYIATQGPMAHTVADFWQMVWENGCTVIVMMTALVEDGEKQCERYWPDEGSSLYHIYEVNLVSEHIWCKDFLVRSFYLKNVQTQETRTLTQFHLLSWPADGIPTSTRPLLDFRRKVNKCYRGRSCPIIVHCGDGTSRTGAYILIDMVLNRMAKGVKEIDIAAALEHIRDQRPGLVRTKDQFEFALTAVAEEVNAILKALPQ; this is encoded by the exons ACGGGCTGTTTGGTCAGTGTCACAGCACTAAGCAGGACATGGTCCAGTACCAGGTGTCAGTTCCTGTTCTGAAGAGGATGCAGGAAGTCCTCAAACAACTCATGCTACAAG gtctcTCCTGGCAAGACGACATCACACAGTATATCTTATCAAAGGAGCTGAAGAGAGTTCCCCATACCACCCACCCCTCTAAGCCAAGCTCCTCTTCTCATCCGTCTCA GTCCAAACAGAACACCCCCCACCACCACAGTGCTAAGTCAGGGTCCGCACCTTCTGGTGGAAACTATGTGGACTACATGATTGTCGAGCCTCCTCAAACCCCGCTACGCATGCAGACGGCCTCCATGGACCCATACACATACCAGCAG CATAGATATCAAGATGATGTAGAGAGATCACTCATCGGAGCGGGAGCCGGTTATGCCCGCCCCTCTTCAAGGTCCCAGCCCAATCATAGAGAGCGAGAGCGTGACAGGCAGCTGCTACAGGAAGCCTTGTCTCTCTACCTGGCGTCTGCACAGCCCTCTTATCGCCACCGAGGGGCTGCTGCCATGGCTCCTGCAG GTCTGCCCTATTATGAGGACTTGGAAATGGAGATGCCAGTGGAATATATGGAAGACTACACCCTAGAGGAGAGACTTGGTCCTGCTGGCAGACAACAAGCGCTGCAGAATAAAAAAGTTCCCCAGGACATCAGCACTCTCTCTGGAAACAATG ATGGCCTTCTGCAGAGGATGTCAGGAGTGTTGCAGAGGTACGGAGTTGACCCAAGAGAGCTCAGTCAAGAGCAGCTATACAAGCTAGCCCTCATTCTGCAGCTGATGCAGaatgagaaagacaaagacaaaacag ATCCAATTGAGAAAAACCTCATAACCCTCAAGGAG ATGCAGCTTGTAAAAACCGACGGTGTGTCCCATAAGCCGGAGAAGCCTGCCCCTGTTCCCGGTCCCCCTAATGCCCCTCCTGCCCCCTCCTCTGCCTCAACCCCAGTAACTACTCCAGTCAAAAGCGTCAGTCTGCCCCCTGCTGCTTCCCAGCCGCCGCAGGCCGCTCCTGCTGAAGCTGGTAAAGGCTTGAAAGAGCAGGGGGTGCCACTGGTTGAGGGTACAGGAGCCAAGGAGCAGTATGGGTACATTGTCACCAACCAGAG TCCTCTGAGTTTATATGATGGAGTGAAGTTGTTGGAGCTACTGGCTGATAAGATCCACCTGACAACCAGCAGCTTCATCAACATCAG TGTGGTGGGCCCTGCGCTGACGTTCCGTATCTGGCAGAATGATCACAACATGACGGCTGCGGAGGTGGCTGCTAAAGCCG TATCTGAAAAGAACTTCCTGGAGTCTGAGACGGGCCTGAAGATTGTGCAGGCTGGTGTGGGAGAG AGGACAAATGCACGGGGTCTCCCTCAGGTAACCAAGGTTTCCCAGGGCTCCAGTGGTACAGTCATCACCCTTGTTTCCATGGCAGTCGTAGGAGGCGTGCTGGTATTGGCCATGGCCGTAGCTTGTCTCCGCCACTATGCTCAGCAAGTGGCCAATGGCAAGCTTGGACTGGGGCCAGAGGGAGGAGCAGAAACACACTTTGACTACCAG GAGCTATGTCGGCAGCACATGGCGTCCAAATCCTCCCTGTCCCGCCAGGAATGTATGGCCGGGGTTAGCAGCAGCATGGCGGGGTCTGCCATAGGCACGGGTGCTGGCGGCCGTAGGGGTACGGACACTTCCCGCGTCAGCAGCGTTTCCTCCCAGTTCAGTGACGGCCCTCAGCACAGCCCGTCctccacccacagctccacCCCGTCCTGGAGCGAAGAGCCAGCCCAGACTAACATGGACATCTCCACTGGTCACATGATACTG GCTTATATGGAGGATCACCTGCGTAATAAGGACCGCCTTCAGAGGGAGTGGGAGGCTTTGTGCTCGTACCAGGCTGAACCCAGTTCAGTAGCTGTGGCTCAAGCACCGAGCAACATGGACAAAAGCAGACATCCTGAATCAATCCCCT atGATCACTCTCGggtgaagctgaagactgaagtaAACTCCAATAAACAAGACTACATCAACGCCAGCCTCATT TGTGATCATGACCCTCGCCAGCCATCTTATATCGCCACACAGGGACCAATGGCTCACACTGTCGCTGATTTCTGGCAG ATGGTGTGGGAGAACGGCTGCACAGTGATAGTGATGATGACAGCGCTGGTGGAAGATGGAGAGAAGCAGTGCGAGCGATACTGGCCAGACGAGGGCTCATCACTCTACCACATCTATGAG GTGAATCTGGTGTCAGAGCACATCTGGTGTAAGGACTTCCTGGTGCGAAGCTTCTACCTGAAGAACGTCCAGACGCAGGAGACCAGAACCTTGACGCAGTTTCACCTGCTGAGCTGGCCGGCTGACGGCATCCCCACCTCCACGCGGCCGCTGCTCGACTTCCGCAG GAaggtgaataaatgctacagaGGTCGCTCCTGCCCTATCATCGTTCACTGCGg TGATGGCACGAGCCGGACTGGCGCATACATCCTCATTGACATGGTGCTGAACCGCATGGCTAAGG GAGTGAAGGAGATCGACATTGCAGCCGCACTGGAGCACATCAGAGACCAGCGACCTGGCTTGGTCCGCACCAAG GACCAGTTTGAGTTTGCGCTGACAGCAGTAGCCGAGGAGGTGAATGCAATCTTGAAAGCCCTGCCACAGTGA
- the LOC115026766 gene encoding tubulin alpha chain-like, which yields MRECISMHVGQAGTQMGNACWELYCLEHGIQPNGQMPSDKTIGGGDDSFNTFFSETGAGKHVPRAIFVDLEPTVIDEVRTGTYRQLFHPEQLITGKEDAANNYARGHYTIGKEIIDLVLDRTRKLADQCTGLQGFLIFHSFGGGTGSGFTSLLMERLSVDYGKKSKLEFAVYPAPQVSTAVVEPYNSILTTHTTLEHSDCAFMVDNEAIYDICRRNLDIDRPTYTNLNRLIGQIVSSITASLRFDGALNVDLTEFQTNLVPYPRIHFPLATYAPVISAEKAYHEQLSVADITNACFEPANQMVKCDPRHGKYMACCLLYRGDVVPKDVNTAIAAIKTKRSIQFVDWCPTGFKVGINYQPPTAVPGGDLAKVQRAVCMLSNTTAIAEAWARLDHKFDLMYAKRAFVHWYVGEGMEEGEFSEAREDMAALEKDYEEVGTDTMGEEDEEGEEY from the exons ATG CGTGAGTGTATTTCAATGCACGTCGGCCAAGCCGGAACCCAGATgggcaatgcatgctgggaactGTACTGTCTGGAACATGGGATCCAGCCAAATGGACAGATGCCCAGTGACAAGACTATCGGAGGAGGAGATGACTCCTTCAACACCTTCTTCAGTGAGACAGGGGCAGGAAAGCATGTTCCCAGAGCCATCTTTGTCGACCTGGAACCCACGGTCATCG ATGAGGTGCGTACAGGAACTTACCGTCAGCTGTTCCACCCTGAGCAGCTGATTACAGGAAAGGAAGATGCAGCCAACAACTACGCCCGTGGACACTACACCATCGGCAAGGAGATCATTGATCTGGTTCTGGACAGGACTCGTAAACTG GCTGATCAGTGCACTGGCCTGCAAGGATTCCTCATCTTCCACTCCTTTGGTGGAGGCACAGGCTCAGGCTTCACCTCCCTGCTGATGGAAAGACTCTCTGTTGATTACGGAAAGAAATCAAAACTTGAATTTGCTGTCTACCCGGCCCCCCAGGTCTCTACCGCAGTGGTTGAGCCTTACAACTCCATCCTGACCACCCACACCACCCTGGAGCACTCTGACTGTGCCTTCATGGTGGACAACGAAGCCATCTACGACATCTGCCGCAGAAATCTTGATATTGACAGGCCAACTTACACCAACCTGAACAGGCTCATTGGCCAGATTGTGTCTTCAATCACAGCCTCGCTTCGCTTCGATGGAGCCCTGAATGTTGACCTGACAGAGTTCCAGACCAACTTGGTGCCTTACCCTCGTATCCACTTCCCTCTGGCCACCTATGCTCCAGTCATCTCTGCGGAGAAAGCCTACCATGAGCAGCTGTCTGTTGCTGACATTACCAATGCTTGCTTTGagccagccaatcagatggTGAAGTGTGATCCTCGTCATGGTAAATACATGGCCTGCTGTCTGCTGTATCGTGGTGATGTGGTGCCCAAAGATGTCAACACCGCCATTGCTGCTATCAAGACCAAACGCTCCATCCAGTTTGTGGACTGGTGCCCCACAGGCTTCAAGGTGGGCATCAACTATCAGCCTCCAACAGCGGTTCCTGGTGGAGACCTGGCCAAGGTGCAGCGGGCTGTGTGCATGCTGAGCAACACCACAGCCATCGCTGAGGCCTGGGCTCGTCTCGACCACAAGTTTGACCTCATGTACGCCAAAAGAGCCTTTGTCCACTGGTATGTTGGGGAGGGcatggaggagggagagttcTCGGAGGCCAGAGAAGATATGGCTGCTCTGGAGAAGGATTATGAAGAGGTTGGCACTGACACCatgggagaggaggatgaagagggagaggagtatTAA
- the dnajb2 gene encoding LOW QUALITY PROTEIN: dnaJ homolog subfamily B member 2 (The sequence of the model RefSeq protein was modified relative to this genomic sequence to represent the inferred CDS: deleted 1 base in 1 codon) → MVDYYNVLGVSKTASQDDIKKAYRKLALKWHPDKNPDNKEEAETKFKELSEAYEVLSDKSKRESYDRYGNERTRQTGSSSSDFSSDFPGFTFTFRNPDDVFREFFGGQDPFANFFDDFSSFGGSSSRLGPSRFFSFPSAGVDFTSFSSSLSGLDGMDNMGGGMGNFKSVSTSTRIINGKRTTTKKVRENGQERTEIEEDGMLKSVLINGVEDEMALALELSRRDGKPRHSPQKPQIQNRSPAESDRSRPSPHSAATHRSFSSAPFYNYGVAGGSEDDEEDEDLQMALACSLSELDAQQKAAATDFISDSDFEAFTS, encoded by the exons ATGGTGGATTACTATAATGTCCTGGGAGTGTCCAAAACAGCCTCTCAGGATGACATCAAGAAGGC GTACAGGAAACTGGCACTGAAATGGCATCCAGACAAAAATCCAGACAACAAAGAGGAAGCAGAGACAAAGTTCAAGGAACTGTCAGAGGCTTATGAAGTCCTATCTGACA AGAGTAAGCGTGAATCATATGACAGATATGGAAATGAGAGAACGAGACAAACAG GTTCCTCCAGCTCAGACTTCTCATCAGATTTCCCAGGATTCACCTTCACATTCCGCAACCCAGATGATGTGTTCAGAGAGTTTTTTGGTGGCCAGGATCCCTTCGCTAACTTCTTTG ATGACTTCTCATCCTTTGGAGGCTCTTCTTCTCGCCTCGGCCCCAGccgcttcttttcttttccttcagcAGGAG TGGACTTTAcgtccttctcctcttccctgaGTGGTCTGGATGGGATGGACAACATGGGTGGCGGGATGGGCAACTTCAAATCAGTTTCTACTTCCACTCGCATCATCAATGGCAAACGCACCACCACCAAGAA GGTAAGGGAGAACGGGCAGGAAAGAACAGAGATAGAGGAGGATGGGATGTTAAAGAGTGTCCTAATCAATG GTGTGGAGGATGAAATGGCCCTCGCACTGGAGCTGAGCCGACGAGACGGAAAGCCCCGTCACTCTCCTCAGAAGCCGCAAATCCAAAACAGATCACCTGCCGAGTCTGACAGATCCCGCCCCAGC CCTCACTCTGCAGCCACACACCGCTCATTTAGCTCCGCTCCATTCTACAACTACGGGGTTGCAGGGGGCAGCGAGGATGACGAAGAAGATGAAGATCTGCAGATGGCTTTGGCATGCAGCTTGTCAGAATTGGACGCCCAGCAGAAAGCAGCTGCTACCGACTTCATATCAG ACTCAGACTTCGAGGCCTTCACAAGCTAA